A window from Drosophila yakuba strain Tai18E2 chromosome 3L, Prin_Dyak_Tai18E2_2.1, whole genome shotgun sequence encodes these proteins:
- the LOC6534179 gene encoding protein disulfide-isomerase has product MKFLICALFLAASYVAASAEAEIKVEEGVLVATVDNFKQLIADNEFVLVEFYAPWCGHCKALAPEYAKAAQQLAEKESPIKLAKVDATVEGELAEQYAVRGYPTLKFFRSGAPVEYSGGRQAADIIAWVTKKTGPPAKDLTSVADAEQFLKDNEIAIIGFFKDLESEEAKTFTKAANALDSFVFGVSSNADVIAKYEAESNGVILFKPFDDKKSVFEGELTEENLKKFAQVQSLPLIVEFNHESASKIFGGSIKSHLLFFVSREAGHIEKYVDPLKEIAKQYRDDILFVTISSDEEDHTRIFEFFGMNKEEVPTIRLIKLEEDMAKYKPESNDLSAETIEAFLKKFLDGKLKQHLLSQELPEDWDKNPVKVLVSSNFESVALDKSKSVLVEFYAPWCGHCKQLAPIYDQLAEKYKDNEDIVIAKMDSTANELESIKISSFPTIKYFRKEDNKVIDFNLDRTLDDFVKFLDANGEVADAEPVEETEEEEEAPKKDEL; this is encoded by the exons ATGAAATTCCTGATCTGTGCACTTTTCCTGGCGGCGTCCTACGTGGCCGCTTCCGCCGAGGCGGAGATCAAAGTTGAGGAGGGCGTTCTGGTGGCGACCGTGGACAACTTCAAGCAGCTGATTGCCGACAACGAGTTCGTGCTGGTCGAGTTCT ACGCCCCATGGTGCGGACACTGCAAGGCTCTGGCTCCCGAGTACGCCAAGGCTGCCCAGCAGCTGGCCGAGAAGGAGTCGCCCATCAAGCTTGCCAAGGTCGATGCCACCGTCGAGGGTGAGCTGGCCGAGCAGTACGCCGTCCGTGGCTACCCCACTCTGAAGTTCTTCCGCAGCGGCGCTCCCGTGGAGTACAGCGGTGGCCGTCAGGCTGCTGACATCATTGCCTGGGTGACCAAGAAGACCGGCCCACCAGCCAAGGATCTGACCAGCGTCGCTGATGCCGAGCAGTTCCTTAAGGACAACGAGATCGCCATCATTGGATTCTTCAAGGATCTGGAATCGGAGGAGGCCAAGACCTTCACCAAGGCCGCCAACGCTCTGGACTCGTTCGTCTTCGGTGTGAGCAGCAATGCTGATGTGATTGCCAAGTACGAGGCTGAGAGCAATGGAGTGATTCTGTTCAAGCCCTTCGACGACAAGAAGTCCGTGTTCGAGGGTGAGCTGACCGAGGAGAACCTGAAGAAGTTCGCCCAGGTGCAATCTCTGCCCCTGATCGTTGAATTCAACCACGAGTCTGCTTCCAAGATCTTCGGTGGCTCCATCAAGTCGCATCTGCTGTTCTTCGTGTCCCGGGAAGCCGGCCACATTGAGAAGTACGTCGATCCCCTGAAGGAGATCGCCAAGCAGTACCGCGACGACATCCTGTTCGTGACCATCTCATCCGACGAGGAGGACCACACCCGCATCTTCGAGTTCTTCGGCATGAACAAGGAGGAGGTGCCCACCATCCGTCTGATCAAGCTGGAAGAGGACATGGCCAAGTACAAGCCCGAATCGAACGATCTGTCCGCCGAGACCATCGAGGCCTTCCTCAAGAAGTTCCTGGACGGCAAGCTGAAGCAGCACCTGCTCTCCCAGGAACTGCCCGAGGACTGGGACAAGAACCCCGTTAAGGTGCTGGTCTCCAGCAACTTTGAGAGCGTTGCCCTGGACAAGAGCAAGAGCGTGCTGGTTGAGTTCTACGCCCCATGGTGCGGACACTGCAAGCAGCTGGCCCCCATCTACGACCAGCTGGCCGAGAAGTACAAGGACAATGAGGACATTGTCATTGCCAAGATGGACTCCACCGCCAACGAGCTGGAGAGCATCAAGATCTCGTCCTTCCCCACAATCAAGTACTTCCGCAAGGAGGACAACAAGGTCATCGACTTCAACCTGGACAGGACTCTCGATGATTTCGTCAAGTTCCTCGATGCCAACGGTGAGGTGGCCGATGCCGAGCCCGTCGAGGAgaccgaggaggaggaggaggcgccCAAGAAGGACGAGTTGTAA
- the LOC6534180 gene encoding pyroglutamyl-peptidase 1 — protein MASSDRKLIVVSGFGPFRGHEEVNASWEAVQLLPDTLTHDGIEFDLEKRLVSVEYEAVDEAVTETWKRQPYLVIHVGVSGVAKCVYIEKLAYNHKFRRADNCDKRLANGSCELPNNGHANVLKTELDVDKIVAAVNENCADCVAPTQQPHNDNLQPLSATKASKNVGDFLCGYIYLKSLDMDRKRSLFVHVPPIDKPFSSVKTSEILFSIVEQCIQQVVAFDS, from the exons ATGGCGTCGTCGGATCGCAAGCTCATTGTGGTGTCCGGATTTGGGCCATTCCGGGGTCATGAAGAGGTCAACGCCAGCTGGGAAGCTGTGCAACTCTTGCCGGATACCCTAACCCACGATGGCATCGAATTTGATCTGGAAAAGCGCTTGGTTTCGGTGGAATATGAGGCTGTGGACGAGGCGGTGACAGAGACTTGGAAGCGCCAGCCATAT CTGGTCATCCATGTCGGTGTGTCGGGCGTTGCCAAATGTGTCTACATCGAGAAGCTGGCGTACAATCACAAGTTCCGAAGAGCTGATAATTGTGATAAAAGGCTGGCCAACGGCAGTTGCGAACTTCCCAACAATGGACACGCAAATGTCTTGAAAACAGAATTAGATGTAGATAAGATTGTGGCGGCTGTAAATGAGAATTGCGCCGATTGTGTGGCACCCACACAGCAGCCTCATAATGATAATCTCCAACCACTGAGCGCCACAAAGGCATCCAAAAATGTGGGTGACTTTCTCTGCGGCTATATCTATTTGAAGTCGTTGGATATGGACAGGAAACGGAGCCTGTTCGTCCATGTACCACCTATAGATAAGCCCTTTAGTAGTGTTAAGACTTCGGAGATACTTTTTAGCATAGTCGAACAATGCATTCAACAGGTGGTTGCGTTTGACTCCTGA